A genomic segment from Pangasianodon hypophthalmus isolate fPanHyp1 chromosome 25, fPanHyp1.pri, whole genome shotgun sequence encodes:
- the rpgrb gene encoding retinitis pigmentosa GTPase regulator b yields the protein MAGDAEDEIPETGAVFTFGKSKFADNVPSKFWLKNDVPLKLACGDEHTALITENGKLFMFGSNNWGQLGLGEKISVNKPTCVKALKSEKVKLVACGRTHTLVYTSCGNLYAAGGNNEGQLGLGDFVERTSFQLVEFFTKHRPIKMLAAGSNTSAAITQDGKLYVWGDNSEGQIGLGKEEGTSTPRELYVGRRVTWISCGYYHSAFVTDDGALFTFGERDSGKLGLSTAQVPNHKVPQQVEGICERVLQVACGGGHTLALTEKYLYSFGLGQFGQLGHGTFTFESRLPRVVEHFRKGRVKSIACGENHSAVLTESGLLYTFGDGRHGKLALGEEYFANQFKPTLCPRFLKYNVQAVTCGGCHMVVLAKPRLKRSEDVILEDDDVTEDHLEKLLREAESRHGLNRSLSARDRRRERERSPEQFGMMFRTLPPLSSGHLNVSLPASSQTLPSQLIKRTTNGFQRNGLLSNNGKVKEEHEVDGKTPVENYEDNESVKDLGETADLLNLTHVMKMDPGEKTITLSPVQKKKVKAGEKRSKVVEQLIQDPASDTGWAGLSSCKALPTELLRSHGGKSQRGESQHPRIPYQSSQSWDSDNGNAVKESRLIRRTERKHRAKTKSQPKSKSKPDLQSQLIEIKPKAKAQPGQKDLGKSEVKAYSSNVETASEKDVSKSEEKPKHFRQRDLDKAGSKTRSVDKRQRQAIEERRQELPREVSVQITQVKHIPAESERRVVKVKSKPIVVQSKLPDNTIEQDVKTWDGSTSSEQYNQAEVPTKKTRSTKPERKVDTQKKSKGLVLDFEAAAASSTDSASSQSENTLPSSLLGVTSLTEDLPIESPVRLLKEVASSQFLSRVTSVSSSNTLDEQSLSNAASISEEPEKNVSKRTAVTINVMPVPVASDEETEKNMSQYRSEERNEDKGGQSEGDEIGQLSQEEEKEDESRDSERLAKGRKSSTVEHAKEGSKSVGQVTDDDGEEQDDTTRRVSNEDEESEGEEKEEKSKTESEKGKEIETEPEEEESSHVMEEREDKEVSETQDVEQEEEESIMSYGEEESSKEESSKESTGEVESQSSEPEEEEGEEESKRSKSESVNETKEDHGEGDESEEEEGGEEEKNSSEEENGSVWKEEKETEDEEESGNESEAEGDTAEGGSEKEEQESWMEEQESEGVKESKKEDESEEGEESEAGMEESEEEEEESEAGKDKSEEEEEESEARMEESEEEEEESEAGKDKSEEEEEESEARMEESEEEEEESESGKEESEEEEGESESGKAESEEEEGESESGMEENEEEEEESEAGKEESDEEEESEAGKGESEEEEEESEEGMEESEEEEEESEAGKEESEEEEEEGEEDEEESEAGKGESEEEEEEGEEEEEESEAGKGESEEEEEEGEEEEEESEAGKGESEEEESDEEEEESKAGKGESEEEESDEDEEESKAGKGESEEEESDEDEEESKAGKGESEEEESDEDEEESKAGKGESEEEESDEDEEESKAGKGESEEEESDEDEEESKAGKGESEEEEEGMEREPDNEEEDSEGKEKESGDREEESGVEEEEGEDNEAEKDVVEESEQENEENEDKESEAGKAEEEEEGGEQAGEDEDEEEEGDQEDKDEEEHDGKVEEEAAEEQEEEEPKKKRKGKEKASFISKQEASKSKKGPARKRRSNSESQEPRQFWDDVLPQYLNLK from the exons AGGACGGGAAGCTGTATGTGTGGGGCGATAACTCAGAAGGGCAGATTGGTTTGGGAAAGGAGGAAGGGACTTCCACTCCACGTGAACTTTATGTAGGGAGACGGGTGACGTGGATTTCCTGTGGTTACTACCACTCTGCTTTTGTAACAG ACGACGGGGCATTATTCACctttggagagagagacagtgggaaGCTGGGATTGTCCACAGCACAGGTGCCCAATCACAAAGTGCCTCAGCAAGTGGAGGGCATCTGTGAGCGGGTGCTGCAGGTGGCATGCGGGGGAGGCCACACGCTGGCACTCACAG AGAAATATCTGTATTCCTTTGGCCTGGGACAGTTTGGCCAGCTGGGGCATGGCACCTTCACCTTTGAGTCCCGTTTGCCGAGAGTGGTGGAACATTTCCGCAAGGGAAGAGTAAAAAGCATAGCATGTGGAGAAAATCACAGTGCTGTTCTCACAG AGAGTGGACTTCTCTACACGTTTGGCGATGGCCGTCACGGAAAACTGGCTCTAGGAGAGGAGTACTTTGCCAACCAATTCAAACCAACACTTTGTCCACGATTCCTCAAATATAATGTGCAAGCT gTTACTTGTGGTGGGTGTCACATGGTAGTATTGGCTAAACCTCGGCTCAAAAGGTCAGAAGATGTGATCCTAGAGGACGATGATGTGACTGAAGACCATCTGGAGAAGCTGCTCAGAGAGGCGGAGTCTCGACACGGTCTGAACAGAAGTCTCTCAGCCCGGGACAGACGCAGGGAGAGG GAGCGCTCTCCAGAGCAGTTTGGGATGATGTTCCGGACTCTTCCACCTCTTAGTTCAGGTCACCTTAATGTGTCTCTGCCTGCTTCTAGTCAGACTTTACCCTCACAACTAATCAAGAGAACCACAAATGGCTTCCAGAGGAATGGCCTTCTCAGCAACAATG GCAAGGTCAAAGAAGAACATGAAGTAGATGGGAAGACTCCTGTTGAAAACTATGAGGATAATGAAAGTGTGAAAGATTTGggagaaactgctgatttattAAATTTA ACTCATGTAATGAAGATGGATCCTGGTGAGAAGACTATTACTTTGTCTCCTGTTCAGAAG AAGAAGGTTAAAGCTGGGGAAAAGCGCAGTAAGGTGGTGGAGCAGCTTATACAAGACCCTGCCTCTGATACTGGGTGGGCAGGGCTTAGTTCATGCAAGGCCCTGCCTACCGAGTTACTAAGAAGTCACGGTGGCAAATCACAGCGTGGGGAAAGTCAACACCCCCGCATTCCGTACCAAAGTTCCCAGAGCTGGGACAGTGATAACGGGAATGCTGTGAAGGAAAGTAGGCTTATAAGGCGTACAGAGAGGAAACATAGAGCTAAAACCAAGAGCCAGCCAAAGTCTAAGTCTAAGCCTGACTTGCAAAGCCAACTAATTGAGATTAAGCCTAAAGCTAAAGCCCAGCCAGGTCAAAAGGACTTAGGCAAGTCTGAGGTAAAAGCATATTCAAGTAACGTTGAGACAGCGAGTGAGAAAGACGTTTCTAAATCAGAAGAAAAGCCTAAACATTTTAGACAAAGGGATTTAGACAAAGCAGGATCCAAAACAAGGTCAGTGGACAAAAGACAGCGACAAGCCATTGAGGAAAGGAGGCAAGAGCTGCCTAGAGAGGTTTCTGTTCAAATCACACAGGTGAAACACATACCTGCAGAGTCTGAACGCAGAGTAGTGAAAGTGAAAAGCAAGCCGATAGTTGTGCAAAGCAAATTACCGGACAATACCATTGAGCAAGATGTAAAAACATGGGATGGCAGCACTAGTAGTGAACAGTATAATCAAGCAGAGGTACCAACCAAGAAGACCCGGTCTACCAAACCTGAGCGCAAAGTGgacacacaaaagaaaagtaAAGGGCTTGTGCTGGACTTTGAAGCAGCAGCAGCCAGTTCAACAGACAGCGCAAGTTCACAATCAGAGAACACACTGCCAAGCTCTCTCCTGGGGGTGACATCACTAACAGAGGACCTGCCAATTGAGAGTCCTGTGCGTCTTCTGAAGGAGGTAGCGTCCAGCCAGTTCCTGTCCCGAGTAACATCTGTCAGCTCCTCAAACACACTGGACGAACAGAGTCTTTCAAATGCTGCCTCTATCAGTGAGGAGCCAGAGAAGAATGTAAGCAAAAGGACAGCGGTTACCATTAATGTAATGCCTGTACCTGTGGCTTCAGATGAGGAAACTGAGAAGAACATGTCTCAGTATCGGTCTGAGGAGAGAAATGAAGATAAaggaggacagagtgagggGGATGAGATTGGTCAGTTATCacaggaggaagaaaaggaggaTGAGAGTAGAGACAGTGAAAGATTGGCGAAAGGAAGGAAGAGCAGCACTGTGGAACATGCTAAAGAAGGAAGTAAAAGTGTTGGCCAGGTAACGGACGATGATGGCGAAGAGCAAGATGACACGACTCGGAGAGTGTCGAACGAAGACGAGGAGAGCgaaggagaggagaaagaggagaaaagtaAGACTGAGtctgagaaaggaaaagagattGAGACAGAGCCTGAGGAAGAAGAGAGCAGTCATGTTATGGAGGAAAGAGAGGACAAAGAAGTGAGTGAGACTCAGGATGTGgagcaggaagaggaagaaagcaTAATGAGCTATGGTGAAGAAGAGAGCAGTAAAGAAGAGAGCAGTAAAGAATCGACTGGAGAGGTAGAGAGCCAGAGCAGTGAGCCAGAAGAGGAGGAAGGTGAGGAAGAGAGTAAACGTTCTAAATCTGAAAGTGTTAATGAAACGAAGGAGGATCATGGTGAGGGGGATGAAAgtgaagaggaagaaggaggagaagaagaaaagaatagTTCCGAAGAGGAGAATGGGTCTGTctggaaagaggaaaaagagacagaggatgaagaggaaagTGGAAATGAAAGTGAGGCAGAGGGAGACACGGCAGAGGGTGGGAGTGAGAAAGAAGAACAGGAGAGTTGGATGGAAGAGCAGGAAAGTGAAGGAGTGAAAGAGAGTAAGAAAGAAGATGAGAGtgaggaaggagaggagagtGAAGCAGGAATGgaagagagtgaggaagaagaggaggagagtgaAGCAGGAAAGGATAagagtgaggaagaagaggaggagagtgaAGCAAGAATGgaagagagtgaggaagaagaggaggagagtgaAGCAGGAAAGGATAagagtgaggaagaagaggaggagagtgaAGCAAGAATGgaagagagtgaggaagaagaggaggagagtgaATCAGGAAAGgaagagagtgaggaagaagaggGGGAGAGTGAATCAGGAAAGGCTgagagtgaggaagaagaggGGGAGAGTGAATCAGGAATGGAAGAgaatgaggaagaagaggaggagagtgaAGCAGGAAAGGAAGagagtgatgaagaggaggagagtgaagcaggaaagggagagagtgaggaagaagaggaagagagtgaAGAAGGAATGgaagagagtgaggaagaagaggaggagagtgaAGCAGGAAAGgaagagagtgaggaagaagaggaggagggtgaGGAAGACGAGGAGGAGAGTGAAGCAGGAAAGGGAGAGAgcgaggaagaagaggaggagggtgaggaagaagaggaggagagtgaagcaggaaagggagagagtgaggaagaagaggaggagggtgaggaagaagaggaggagagtgaagcaggaaagggagagagtgaggaagaggagagtgatgaagaagaggaggagagtaaagcaggaaagggagagagtgaggaagaggagagtgatgaagatgaggaggagagTAAAGCaggaaagggagagagtgaggaagaggagagtgatgaagatgaggaggagagTAAAGCaggaaagggagagagtgaggaagaggagagtgatgaagatgaggaggagagTAAAGCaggaaagggagagagtgaggaagaggagagtgatgaagatgaggaggagagTAAAGCaggaaagggagagagtgaggaagaggagagtgatgaagatgaggaggagagTAAAGCaggaaagggagagagtgaggaagaagaggagggaATGGAAAGAGAACCAGACAATGAAGAGGAGGACAGTGAGGGAAAGGAAAAGGAGAGCGGTGATAGAGAGGAAGAAAGCggagtagaagaagaagaaggtgaagATAATGAAGCAGAGAAAGATGTAGTCGAAGAATCAGAGCAGGAGAATGAAGAGAATGAAGATAAAGAGAGTGAAGCAGGGAAGgctgaagaagaggaggaaggaggTGAGCAAGCAGGAGAGGAcgaggatgaagaagaagagggagaCCAAGAGGATAAAGACGAGGAGGAACATGACGGGAAAGTGGAAGAGGAAGCTgcagaagaacaagaagaagaagaacctaAGAAGAAacgaaaaggaaaggaaaaggcaTCTTTTATTTCAAAGCAAGAGGCCTCAAAGAGTAAAAAAGGTCCAGCTAGGAAGCGGCGGTCGAACTCTGAGTCTCAGGAGCCGCGACAGTTCTGGGATGATGTTCTCCCTCAATACCTCaacttaaaataa
- the dynlt3 gene encoding dynein light chain Tctex-type 3: MEEFSSGDEVGFSPDDASNAVKECIEGVIGGVDYSQNKVNQWTASIVEHSLTQLVKQAKAFKYIVNCAIMQKSGAGLHTANSCYWDTTTDGSCTVKWENRTMYCVVSVFAVAL, translated from the exons ATGGAGGAGTTCAGTTCCGGAGATGAG gTTGGATTCAGTCCTGATGATGCAAGTAACGCAGTAAAAGAG tgCATTGAAGGTGTAATTGGAGGCGTGGATTACAGCCAAAACAAAGTGAACCAGTGGACAGCGAGCATTGTAGAGCACTCTCTCACTCAGCTGGTTAAACAGGCGAAAGCTTTTAAGTACATTG TTAACTGCGCTATAATGCAGAAGAGTGGCGCAGGACTCCACACGGCCAACTCCTGTTACTGGGACACCACCACTGACG gAAGCTGCACAGTCAAATGGGAGAATCGCACCATGTATTGTGTTGTTAGCGTGTTTGCCGTGGCTTTGTGA
- the LOC113547443 gene encoding cytochrome b-245 heavy chain, whose protein sequence is MTFTSVPHSVAFTHTDTHTHTLICSFSMGNFAANEGLSIFVILVWLGINAFLFVHFYMAFLVDRFYYSRVILGHALPWARAPAACLNFNCMLILLPVCRNLLSFLRGTIQCCSRTAARQLDRNITFHKLVAYMIAFHTAVHTIAHLFNFERFESAQREGNNKSLPHVLSLIGNKGNESYLNPIRSRETSQTIVMFTTIAGLTGVVITLALILIITSSMEVIRRSYFEVFWFTHHLFIIFFIGLVLHGVGRIVRGQTIENVKHHNPKNCSSRFERWGLDPDCPKPEFAGNPPGTWKWVIGPMILYVCEMFVRIYRSQQKVVITKVVMHPSKTLELQLKKKGFKMEVGQYVFLKCPSISHLEWHPFTLTSAPEEDHFSIHIRIVGDWTDALYKACGGDKSGVQEAWELPKIAVDGPFGTASEDVFRYEVVMLVGAGIGVTPFASILKSVWYKTVQQNTNVFTKKIYFYWLCPETQAFEWFADLLQSLERQMSEKNMGDFLNYNIYLTRWKETEAAHFRVHHEAENDPITGLKQKTLYGKPNWDNEFNTIATSHPGSKVGVFLCGPTPLAKALEKQCLHQSQAGAEFIFNKENF, encoded by the exons ATGACTTTCACTTCTGTACCTCACTCTGtcgcttttacacacacagacacacacacacacactctcatctGTTCTTTCAGCATGGGCAACTTTGCAGCAAATGAAGGACTATCCATCTTTGTTATT CTGGTATGGCTTGGAATCAATGCTTTCCTCTTTGTCCATTTCTACATGGCATTTTTGGTCGACCGTTTCTATTACAGCAGAGTCATCCTCGGG CATGCTCTGCCCTGGGCGAGAGCTCCAGCTGCGTGTCTGAACTTTAACTGCATGTTGATCCTCCTGCCTGTCTGCCGCAACCTTCTGTCCTTCCTCCGAGGCACCATACAG TGTTGTAGCCGTACGGCTGCGCGTCAACTAGACAGGAACATCACTTTCCACAAACTGGTGGCCTACATGATTGCCTTCCACACAG CGGTACACACCATCGCTCATCTTTTTAATTTCGAGCGCTTCGAGTCTGCTCAGCGGGAGGGCAACAACAAGTCACTGCCCCACGTTCTGTCTCTGATTGGCAACAAGGGCAATGAGTCTTACCTCAACCCCATCCGATCCAGGGAGACA AGCCAGACTATTGTGATGTTCACTACGATTGCAGGACTGACAGGTGTAGTAATCACCCTCGccctcatcctcatcattaCATCCTCCATGGAAGTCATTCGCAGGTCCTATTTTGAGGTGTTCTGGTTCACCCATCACCTCTTTATCATCTTTTTCATTGGACTGGTGCTGCATGGGGTTGG TCGTATTGTACGAGGGCAGACCATTGAGAATGTAAAGCATCACAACCCTAAAAATTGTAGCAGTCGGTTTGAGAGATGGGGCCTCGACCCTGACTGTCCTAAGCCGGAATTTGCAGGAAATCCACCAGGG ACATGGAAGTGGGTCATTGGGCCGATgatcctgtatgtgtgtgagatgtttgtGCGAATCTACCGCTCGCAGCAGAAGGTGGTTATCACCAAG GTAGTGATGCATCCATCAAAGACCCTGGAGCTGCAGTTGAAGAAGAAGGGCTTTAAAATGGAGGTGGGTCAGTACGTCTTCCTGAAGTGTCCATCCATCTCGCATCTGGAGTGGCATCCTTTCACCCTGACCTCTGCCCCCGAGGAAGACCACTTCAGTATCCATATCCGTATCGTTGGAGACTGGACCGATGCCCTGTACAAGGCATGCGGCGGGGACAAGAGCGGAGTTCAGGAGGCCTGGGAACTTCCCAA gaTCGCAGTGGACGGCCCCTTTGGTACAGCCAGTGAAGATGTGTTTCGCTACGAGGTGGTCATGCTGGTGGGTGCAGGCATCGGTGTAACTCCCTTTGCATCCATCCTTAAGTCTGTGTGGTACAAAACTGTACAGCAAAACACCAATGTGTTCACCAAAAAG ATCTACTTTTATTGGCTGTGTCCGGAGACACAGGCGTTTGAGTGGTTTGCAGACTTGCTACAGTCCCTGGAGCGCCAGATGAGCGAGAAAAACATGGGTGACTTTCTCAATTACAACATTTACCTCACTCGCTGGAAGGAGACAGAG GCTGCTCACTTCAGAGTTCACCATGAAGCAGAAAACGACCCCATCACTGGCCTGAAGCAAAAAACACTGTACGGAAAACCCAACTGGGACAACGAGTTTAACACTATCGCCACCAGTCACCCAGG GTCTAAAGTCGGGGTGTTTCTCTGTGGACCGACTCCTCTGGCAAAAGCCTTAGAAAAACAATGTCTCCACCAGTCGCAGGCTGGAGCCGAATTCATTTTCAACAAGGAGAACTTCTAA
- the xk gene encoding membrane transport protein XK — protein sequence MRLPSSVLVSVSLFTAETTAALYLSTTYRSAGDKIWQGFTLLFTLVPCVLVQLTLIFIHRDLSRDRPLILLLHLLQLGPVIRCLDAFCIYGSSGKVEEPYVTITRKKQMPRCGQAEEVEHEVGQAEGKLVAHRAAFARTSVIQAFLGSAPQLTLQLYICVLQRDVSIGRGTLMVISLLSIVYGALRCNILAIKIRYDDYAVSVRPAAYVCVLLWRSFEIATRVAVLVLFGSVLKAWLLPVVMLSFFAFFLHPWAAFWRSGSPFPESIEKTLTRVGTATALAMLTFLYAGINVFCWSAVQLKLDDPDLIDKNYGWRRATAYYSIRFVENIALTSLWFTHRTEFYRQVDAPVLELLLLLSYALAVFFMLLFYQCCHPCRHLFSSSPVQGLWECCGSLRMPAVSCSQPGCTQEKVSLENPDQAKDVDHEQISTTNGDINQCLC from the exons ATGAGACTGCCCAGCTCCGTCCTGGTGTCGGTGTCTCTGTTTACAGCCGAAACGACGGCAGCGCTGTACCTGAGCACCACGTACCGCTCGGCTGGAGATAAGATCTGGCAGGGCTTCACGCTGCTCTTCACGCTGGTGCCGTGCGTGTTGGTGCAGCTCACCCTCATCTTCATCCACCGAGACCTGAGCAGAGACAGGCCGCTCATCCTGCTGCTGCACCTTCTGCAGCTTGGACCTGTCATCAG GTGTTTGGATGCCTTTTGTATCTATGGAAGCTCGGGGAAGGTGGAGGAGCCGTATGTCACCATCACTAGGAAGAAACAAATGCCTCGGTGTGGCCAGGCCGAGGAGGTGGAACATGAAGTTGGGCAGGCTGAAGGCAAGTTGGTTGCTCACCGAGCAGCCTTCGCCCGAACCTCTGTCATTCAGGCCTTCCTGGGCTCTGCCCCCCAGCTCACACTGCAGCTCTACATCTGCGTGCTGCAGAGGGATGTTTCCATTGGGAGAG gcaCCCTGATGGTCATCTCTCTGCTCTCTATCGTGTATGGGGCACTGCGCTGCAACATCCTGGCCATCAAGATCCGTTACGATGACTACGCGGTGTCAGTGCGTCCTGCGGCGTACGTGTGCGTGTTGCTGTGGCGCAGCTTTGAGATTGCAACACGCGTTGCTGTGCTTGTGCTTTTCGGCTCCGTGCTGAAAGCCTGGCTGCTGCCTGTAGTCATGCTCAGCTTCTTCGCCTTCTTCCTGCACCCATGGGCGGCATTCTGGCGGAGCGGCTCACCCTTCCCCGAGAGCATCGAGAAGACACTGACGCGCGTGGGCACGGCCACTGCACTGGCCATGCTCACTTTTCTGTACGCCGGCATCAACGTTTTCTGCTGGTCGGCCGTGCAGCTCAAGCTTGACGACCCCGACCTGATTGACAAAAATTACGGCTGGAGGCGAGCAACTGCTTACTATTCTATACGCTTCGTTGAAAACATAGCACTCACATCTCTCTGGTTCACCCACCGCACTGAATTTTATCGACAAGTAGACGCACCAGTGcttgagctgctgctgctgcttagCTATGCCCTTGCTGTGTTCTTCATGCTCCTCTTCTACCAGTGCTGCCACCCCTGCAGGCACCTGTTCTCCTCCAGCCCAGTGCAGGGACTGTGGGAGTGCTGTGGCTCACTACGGATGCCGGCTGTGTCATGTTCCCAGCCTGGATGCACGCAGGAAAAAGTCTCATTAGAGAACCCTGATCAAGCCAAAGATGTGGACCATGAACAAATTTCCACTACCAATGGAGACATCAACCAGTGTCTGTGCTGA